A stretch of DNA from Desmospora activa DSM 45169:
ATGATCGAACAAATCGATGGAACGTTGTGGTTGTTGCTGATCCTATATCTATCGTCGGAAACGCTTTTGCTTGCAGCTATTCTTTTTTTTGGGTTTGGTGTTCCCATCTATTCCGTCATTCTTCGCTGGATTCATCGGGATACACCTGGAATCTATCCCCTATTGACTGTGTTCATCGGTCTGATTATGGGGGTGGGGATGACGTGGTGGAACGGACATTTTGATTGGCTGTTATTTGCCCTGCTGCTTCCGGCGGCATTCCTGTTCGGGGGGTTGTGGTGGAACCGAATTGTTGTGGATAGAGAGACGGTTTTTTCCTAAGGCCGGATTAAACGGGATCTTGCTCAAATTCATGCACCCACATCGCCATTTTTGGAGACAAGGGAATGCCGGGATGAATATTCCTGATATGAGCGAGGTATGTCTCTTTGTCGGCTTGCCCTTCCCTTCTGGCGTCCTGATCATTCATTTCACCCACGGTCTGACGGTATACGGCTGTAATGATGAATCGGTGGTTCCCGAGAATCATCGTTTCTCCAGGATAAGCGTATACGCCGTTTCGCCGTTGGGCTCTTTTTTTGCCTGTAAGCACTCGTTCGATATCGTCCTGGCGGGTGATCAATCGCTCAATGGTACAAGTTTTTTCGGGGTAGTCCGTCTGGTCCATGGTCGTATCTCCTTACTGTTATTGTCAATGATTCTCAAAAGGGAAACGGACAGGAGGAAGCGAAAAGAAAAGTATCCTTACACCGATTATGAACGCCTCTGTCATCCAGGTGTGGGGAATCACTGTCTTAAAGGTGACTTGATCGGATGTTCATCAATGGAGTAAGTTCTTCTGCCCCTGCGATTCGATGTTTCGCTCATGCCCTCACTATACCTTACCAGAAAATTACCACGAGGGGAGAAGGAGATCCTGCTTATATTTTATAAATTAGTGAAAGGAAAAAACATGGATTGGAAAATTAGACCTTACCACCCATACAAAGATGAAGAGACGGTTGTTCGGTTTCACCTTGAATTGATGCGTGAACATTATTGGGATCGAATTTTAGTGGAAAATGAAGTGGGTCGTTGTTGGGCGGAGGAGTTGGCGAAGCGTGTAGGGCAACATATGGATATTCGTCAGGATCCGCATCGGCATCATCGTTCCGGCTATATTAACGAGATCTTTTTGGAACCGGCCTATCGGGGATGTGGTTGGGCGGGCGATGCTGGAGGATGGAGAGCGTTGGTTTCTTCAGCAGGGCATTACATCGCGACAAGTGTTTGTAACCAGCAATAACCTGGCTGCAGTTAAACTGTATGCATCACTGGGGTATCGTGTCGCTGATTACAGAATGATAAAAGAAGAGTGATTACTCCCCATGCCTAAAGGCAGGGGATTCTTCGGTAATCTCTGATAACCTATCTCATGTTTGGTTCGATGTTGAGTCGGGAATCGATTAGGGAAAGCGGAACTCACTGAGGTAGGAGGAATTGCGGTGACAGAGATCAATCGCCGTATTTTACTGGCTGAAAGGCCGAAAGGGATGCCGAATCAACACACCTTTCGGTTGGAAGAAATGGCTGTACCGGAACTGAAAGATGGGGAAGTGCTTATCCGTACGGTTTATCTATCCGTCGATCCCTATATGCGGGGGCGGATGAATGATGGAAAGTCATATATTCCGCCATTTCCCTTAAGTGAGGTTTTGACGGGAGGAATCGTAGGCCAAGTGGTAACCTCCCGTGCTGATCGCTTCCAGTCGGGAGATGTGGTGCTGGGAATGTTGGGGTGGCAGGATTACTCTGTGGCCCGGGCCGACGAGTTAACCCTGATCAATCCGGAGCTGGCGCCCCCCTCCACCGCTCTCGGTGTATTGGGAATGCCGGGGTTGACGGCATATTTTGGTTTGATGGATATCGGTTCCCCAAAAACGGGAGAAACCGTGGTGGTATCCGGCGCTGCCGGCGCCGTCGGATCGGTTGTCGGTCAAATCGCCAAAATCCAAGGATGTCGTGTGGTAGGCATCGCTGGTTCAGAGGAGAAATGCCGTTATCTAACCGAAGAGCTCGGCTTTGACGCTGTGATCGACTACAAAGCGGAAACTTGGAAAGAAGAATTAAAACAAGCTTGCCCCGACGGTATCGATATCTACTTTGACAATGTAGGCGGTGAAGTGTCCGATGCGGTGATCAGCCTGATCAATCCGTTTGCCCGTATACCCTTGTGCGGCCAAATTGCGCTGTACAACTTGGAAAAATCGGATATCGGTCCCCGAGTGCAACCGGCTCTGCTGGTAAACCGGGTTTTGATGAAGGGTTTTATCGTCAGTGACTACAGCGATCGCTTTCAGGAGGGGTTGGCACAGCTAGGGCAGTGGGTCTCCCAAGGCAAACTCCGCTACCGCGAAAATATGGTGGAAGGGCTGGAAAATGCCCCTGATGCTTTTCTCGGCCTTTTCCGGGGGGAAAACATTGGGAAACAGTTGGTAAAAGTGTCGTCATTACAACAAAATTGAGGTTGTGCATTCCTTCATCCCATCGGAAATGCCTCAACGACAATAAAAAAGAGAGCCTTCTCCTCGGATAAGAGGAAAAGGCTCTCTTTTTTATTTTTTCTGCTATACAGGGAAGGAGACAAATGCGACTATGTTCAGTCCCTTTTTGATTTGAATAAATTTCAGTATTTATAAGATGAAGTAGCTAGTTGCTAAATAGAAGGGTCTACAAAGTTGAAACAGGATAATGGTATGGTGTTAAATGAGGTCGTTACCATGAAATTTAATGGATATGCGGTGATCCGAAGAGGAGGGCGGGATGTTGGCAGCAACACAGGAACAAGCTGGTTCGGTATGGGAAGTGTTGCGCGTGGCGACGCGGTTGGGACTTACTTCTTTTGGCGGCCCGATCGCCCACCTGGGATATTTTCGCGAGGAGTATGTCAACCGGCGCAAGTGGTTGGATGAGAAAACCTACGCTGATCTGGTGGCGTTGTGTCAATTTTTGCCCGGTCCCGCCAGCAGTCAGGTAGGGATCGCCATCGGCCTGTTGCGGGCGGGTCTGCCGGGGGCGATCGCTTCATGGGTTGGTTTTACCCTGCCGTCAGTGTTGGCGTTGGTGTTGTTTGCCTATGCGGTGCCGGCGGGGAATATGGAAACCTCCGGTTGGCTCAAAGGGTTGATGATCGTAGCTGTGGCAGTGGTGGCACAAGCGGTGTGGGGGATGGCCAAAACATTAGCGCCTGATCGCATCCGCAAAACGATGGTGCTGTTGGCGGCAATCGCGGCGCTCTCTTTTCCTGTGGCTGGGGTACAGGTGGGGATTATCGTGATGGCTGGTCTATTGGGATGGTGGTTATTGCCGCGAGTAGCACCTCCGGATACGCTTTCGCTGTCGGTGGGGTTGGGACGACGGGCGGCCCTCCTTTGTTGGGGATTGTTTTTTGGTTTGTTGCTGTTGTTGCCCTTATTAGCGCAGGGGGGTGGTTTGTGGCTCCCCTTGATCGATGGCTTTTACCGGGCGGGATCATTGGTCTTTGGCGGGGGACATGTGGTGCTGCCGTTGTTGCAGGCGGTAGTTGTTCCAGCGGGTTGGATGGATGCCCCGACCTTTTTGGCCGGTTATGGAGCCGCTCAAGCCGTCCCCGGTCCATTGTTTACTTTTGCCGCCTATCTGGGGATGATGACGGCCGGGTGGGGTGGTGCTGTGGTTGCGATACTGGCCATTTTTTTGCCATCCTTTCTGCTGGTGATCGGTGTTCTTCCCTTTTGGGATGCGATTCGTCGCCGTCCGGCGTTTCAAGCCGCTTTTGCCGGAATTAACGCTGCTGTTGTTGGCATTTTGCTGGCGGCCCTGTTTGATCCAATCTTTATCAAGGCGATCGTTTCTCCGCTGGATTTCTGTTTAGCATTACTCGCCTTCGGTCTGTTGATGATATGGAAATTGCCGCCCTGGCTGGTGGTGTTGGTTGCCGCTGTTGGCGGATGGATAATCGGTTGAGATTTCCACGACTGATAACGGTGGATTTCCCATAGGGACTTGCATGGGTCGCTTGGATAGTTATCGCCTCTGTTTTATTGTGAACAATACCGAGCCAAGTCGACAATCACCCCACACCGGAATGGAATTTGATATAAAACGAAACGCCCCCTTTTCCAGTGGAAGAGGGGGCGTTGTTTATTCTAGTCGTCCGCCTTGTTTTTGGTAACGGCGGCGTTGATTTTTAGGCAGGATGCGCTTGCGGATGCGGAAGTCGACAGGGGTAACTTCCAAGAGCTCATCTTCAGCTAGGTATTCCAAGGCATCGTCCAGGGACAGATTTTTGGGTGGTTCCAGGCGCAGCGCATCGTCGGAACCGGCGGCACGGAAGTTGGTCAGCTGTTTCTTTTTGCAGACGTTGACATCCAAGTCTCCCTCGCGGATGTGTTGGCCGACCACCATTCCTTCGTAAACCTCCGTATTGGCACCGATAAAGAGCGTGCCCCGTTCCTGGGCGGCGTGGAGGCCGTAGGAGGTG
This window harbors:
- a CDS encoding NADP-dependent oxidoreductase — its product is MNRRILLAERPKGMPNQHTFRLEEMAVPELKDGEVLIRTVYLSVDPYMRGRMNDGKSYIPPFPLSEVLTGGIVGQVVTSRADRFQSGDVVLGMLGWQDYSVARADELTLINPELAPPSTALGVLGMPGLTAYFGLMDIGSPKTGETVVVSGAAGAVGSVVGQIAKIQGCRVVGIAGSEEKCRYLTEELGFDAVIDYKAETWKEELKQACPDGIDIYFDNVGGEVSDAVISLINPFARIPLCGQIALYNLEKSDIGPRVQPALLVNRVLMKGFIVSDYSDRFQEGLAQLGQWVSQGKLRYRENMVEGLENAPDAFLGLFRGENIGKQLVKVSSLQQN
- the chrA gene encoding chromate efflux transporter codes for the protein MAATQEQAGSVWEVLRVATRLGLTSFGGPIAHLGYFREEYVNRRKWLDEKTYADLVALCQFLPGPASSQVGIAIGLLRAGLPGAIASWVGFTLPSVLALVLFAYAVPAGNMETSGWLKGLMIVAVAVVAQAVWGMAKTLAPDRIRKTMVLLAAIAALSFPVAGVQVGIIVMAGLLGWWLLPRVAPPDTLSLSVGLGRRAALLCWGLFFGLLLLLPLLAQGGGLWLPLIDGFYRAGSLVFGGGHVVLPLLQAVVVPAGWMDAPTFLAGYGAAQAVPGPLFTFAAYLGMMTAGWGGAVVAILAIFLPSFLLVIGVLPFWDAIRRRPAFQAAFAGINAAVVGILLAALFDPIFIKAIVSPLDFCLALLAFGLLMIWKLPPWLVVLVAAVGGWIIG